CTTTTCCGTGACGTTGACCGGTTACAAGCTGCCTCCGGCACCGGCTGCTTCTTCAGTCCGCTACGCCACCCTGCGCGGTCCTTTCAGTCGGCTGGTGAATGAGCGAGGCACGACCTACCAGCGCGGCATTCCACAACCAATTAGCCCGAACGATACACAGTTGCTGAGCAATTCTCCCTTTACCGAACACTTTCTTCTGACGACCGAACCGGCCCCGCTGGACAACCATGACCCACGTTGGAGCGCCGTCTTACCTGCCGATGCTCCCTGCACCTGGCAAGGCCACTATGCGTTGCTAGCCGGTCCGTTCGTTGAAGCAGCCGATGATGATCAGCATGTGTATCGCCGAGGTGAGCCGCTGGAGATTTGCTCCAAGACGGTGGCGGTTCTTGGAACCAATGGATATCAGCCCCACTTTGTCATCCTGAACCGGGCAGGTGAGCACGTGAATGGTGAAGCCGTGATTTGCTCGCCTGATGGAGGCTGTTGCTGATGAAGCCTACCATTAATACCAACGTCCTTACTTCACGCCAATGTGCATCGGTTCTCAAGGCACTGGGCGATGAAACTCGACTGCGCATCTTGGAATCCTTACTCATCGGAGGGAAATGCGTGACAGACCTTGTCCAAGAACTCGGATGTTCCCAACCCCATGCCTCCCATCACCTCCGCATCTTGCGGGACTCCGGCCTGGTCGAAGGACATCGGTGCGGCAAACAGGTGTGCTACCGTGTCACGCCCGAGATTCAAAGAGCCCTGGCAAACGGGCAAGGACAAGCCCTGGATTTCGGCTGTTGTGAGTTGCGGTTTCCAGAGTCGGCCCTGATGACGATCGGTCGTGCGCGCTAAGATTCATTGTGTGCTAAGACAATGCCTTCCGCCCGATGGGAACTGATATGCCGTTGACCTTACTGGGGCGACACAATCCCCTCGCCTCTGCTTCCGAACAACTTAAAGTGCTGGAACGGCCCATCCCGAATCCACCCTTTGAGGCGCAACTCGATCAAGCCGGCCTGCATCCCCTCCACGCCACTGGAATCACCGTCTTCCAGATCAATGTCGGCAAACTCTGCAACCAGACCTGTCGCCATTGCCACGTCGATGCCGGTCCTGATCGCC
This portion of the Nitrospira sp. genome encodes:
- a CDS encoding winged helix-turn-helix transcriptional regulator, translated to MKPTINTNVLTSRQCASVLKALGDETRLRILESLLIGGKCVTDLVQELGCSQPHASHHLRILRDSGLVEGHRCGKQVCYRVTPEIQRALANGQGQALDFGCCELRFPESALMTIGRAR